The Salmo salar chromosome ssa02, Ssal_v3.1, whole genome shotgun sequence genome segment ctgttctgcctgcggctatggaaccctgacctgttcaccggacgtgcttgttgcaccctcgacaactactatgattattattatttgaccatgctggtcatttatgaacattttaacattttaacattttgaccatgttctgttataatatccaccctgcacagccagaagaggactggccacccctcatagcctggttcctctctaggtttcttcctaggtttttggcctttctagggagtttttcctagggagtttttcctagccaccgtgcttctttcacatgctttgcttgctgtttggggttttaggctgggtttctgtacagcactttgagaatatcagctgatgtacgaagggctatataaaaataaatttgatttgatcagagaATGAATATGGTACTGAAAACATAACCTACAGCTAGCtagtactgcagtgcataaaatatggtgagtagttgactcagagacAATAGGTGAACATTTTTTAACAAAATTATTTTGTcaaaaatgaaggaaaagcaaGAGAGTTATATTTCGTGGTATTCTttttctcactttctctttcttaGTTAGTGAATACAGCTAGCTAGTTTTGCCTACTCAAACACCAgtgtcaaacagagagggatgctatgttagctagctggctatggctaaactgtgtgcacctacattgtaaacttttatTCGTAGCTCATGATGGCTATAGGGaatatttgagtatcatgtagtagcctaaacctatcgatgttacattgaactgggtgaatggaatatgaatgacagtcattcaatatgctgtaatagaaataaaaatAATGTCTCCCCTGATCTAAAACGGCACGACCGCCACTGATATGCACCGTGTACCTTTTAACAGTTCATGCAGTGGCTTATTATCAAATCATGATATTGTATTATCATGTCTGTATGTGTGCTCTTTAGTTTGCTTCAGTTGATGTATAAATAAACTTTCACTTCATTGTGATGTGGATATACTTTCCAGGGTGACTGCTCCAGAAGATAGAGCTCCCCGCAGCGCAGTGAAAATGTAACAAGGTCAAGGACAATGtgatactgtatttctgatttagTTTCTCCTCTCTCAATGAACTCTGCACAGTCCAGAGTGGCCTTAATACGATGattaatacaaaaaaaatgatTACTCAAACCCCTGTGTTGAAATTCCTTCTGACGGGATGAAGTGGATGAACTGTGAGTGGGACACCCTGTCTGTAGCTGAACACAGCTCTGGTTGACAAAGTCTTGAAAAGAGGCCATGTTGTACACTTTGTTGGATATAACACCGCATATATTTGTGAAACATGACTTGAATTCTTAAGTGTAAGCTAAATGTAAGATCTCCTTGTCTTAGATGATACAAAACAAAGGTTTTTTTACTATGTTCACAGTCAAATGTATATCAAGCTAAAGATACAACTGATTTGCAAGAGGGATGAGATTTCAAAAACATTCACAGATAGTTATTGTAGCAGTACTGTAAGGTGATAGAGTCCTTCAACATCATTCATGAATCCTTAATCAACCTTAGGTTTCCTTCGTAACAGTGCAACACAACTTTTATTGTTGttgatgtatatactgtatatatatatatatatatatatatatatttagtctACCGTAGTAAGAAAATGCGTAAATGTATTGTTACATAGTATAGTTTCACTGGACATTAGAAttattccattattccatcccccGTCCCAAATACAGACTTTCGCCTTTTTCAGAAACATGTCAGACTTTTACATTGAAGGATGGAAGGGGTGTGGCCCACGCTCTGGAAAAGCAGAGTCAAATCAACTCCCAACTATTTCACATCTCTCAATAACCTTCTTACGACTTGTTGTTAAACATCACATCCTCAAACTTGACTATCCTCCCTCCTTCAGTCACCACCTCCTTTCGCTCCCAAGTCTCCACTTCCCCATTCCTTTGCTCATAGCGGTGGATTCGCACCTTTCCCGTCGTGGGGAGTGGGCATGGGAGACCCCTCGCTGCCTCTTTGTAGAGAAGCTGTTTCATGACATCTTGACTGGGTTGAGTTATGCCTGATGGAACCAGAGAATTACCCTGGTCTACCTTTGAAAAGGGAGATGGTGAGTTCTTGACCTCAGGCGTTGGTAAGGCTGCCCGCTCCCATCTCGATGGAGAAGGCGCTCGCACAGGAGCTCGCACTAGCGTCTTGACCTCAGGCGTTAGTAAAGCATTGCGCTCAAATCTCGATGGAGATGGTGAACGCTGTACAGGAGGTTGAGGACGTAGCAATGTGGTTTTTACCTGAGTGTGAGGATTGGGTGTCAGAAGACGTCCTCTTTTTTGCCCCCCGGTGTTGCCGCCACCGCCATCTACCCCTGCCCTTTGTATCTCCGGCATGATTCCGGCCATGGTGGCTCGCATTGTGGGGTCTCTTTGCACCATCCTACAGACAGCGTTACAGTACTGCTGGCCTTGGAGACTGAGGGTCTCCTGGATCTTAGTTGGACAGACGTTGGGGGTGTGCAACCTGATTCTGGCACAGAGTTCAGCAATGATTTTACCCATAGCCCACACGTCCGAACGCTGGTCGCGTTGGCCCCGCCTCTGCAGGACCTCAGGGGGAGAGTAGGCCTCGTTGCCCAGATCCATTGCAGAATTTAGGCCATTGCGGAAGAATTTGGCCAGCCCCATATCAATGATCACAGCTCGGTGAGTGTCATGCTCTATCTGGAAGAGATAATTTGAGAGGGGTTGAGAAATATTGTTTTATTTCTAGTCTATTCATTTACAGTGAtaatgtgataaacaacagatgaACAACTGCTTCTAAAGTCTTGCATCATTAATGAAGAACAtcagaataacaaaaacaacttTATTGCCTTTCTCACCATGATGTTGTCAGGCTTGAGGTCCTGATGGACAATATCTTTGCTGTGTAGATAAAGTAGTCCTTCACACATGCCTGTGATGATGGTGGCCTTTATAGATGGAGTCAACTGTGGGGGAAGAAAGGCTTTGATTATCAACTGATGAGCTAACTTGCAcatagaaatgtttttttttcttcttcaatttaaagttttattaagttttcttgtttttcaatcaaCCAACAGAACACATTCCACACTCGCGATGTGGCAGActtaaattaaaaatttaaaaaaaacaataatacaaataaaaataaactaataataaaataaaatacttttttttaaaactaacaataataataagaatgaaaaaaatatttttaaaaagaaatttatattaaaaaaataaagaaaaattataaggaaaaaagaaatataaaataaaatacttttttttaaactaacaataataataagaaaaattataagcaaaaaaaaaaaaatatagaaataatTCGTTTTTAGTTTTTACAGCACCTTACACAACATGTATCTGCTCATTTCCCTAATCCCCCCATTCACTCTGTCCAATTTGAAATATAGTTGAATAGTGGAGACCAGAGTCTATCAAACTTGGGCTGTTAtagaaatgttttaataatgttGGGAA includes the following:
- the LOC106582531 gene encoding spindle assembly checkpoint kinase; protein product: MAYSTSTIAAGCFGKIYREMYNDTWAAIKKVPQHLINRRDLERECQVYNKAIHPNIVKLLGNPTLKDSKWIIPMEFIFGEELETTIFKSQKSKIQLTPSIKATIITGMCEGLLYLHSKDIVHQDLKPDNIMIEHDTHRAVIIDMGLAKFFRNGLNSAMDLGNEAYSPPEVLQRRGQRDQRSDVWAMGKIIAELCARIRLHTPNVCPTKIQETLSLQGQQYCNAVCRMVQRDPTMRATMAGIMPEIQRAGVDGGGGNTGGQKRGRLLTPNPHTQVKTTLLRPQPPVQRSPSPSRFERNALLTPEVKTLVRAPVRAPSPSRWERAALPTPEVKNSPSPFSKVDQGNSLVPSGITQPSQDVMKQLLYKEAARGLPCPLPTTGKVRIHRYEQRNGEVETWERKEVVTEGGRIVKFEDVMFNNKS